In one Tessaracoccus palaemonis genomic region, the following are encoded:
- a CDS encoding glycoside hydrolase family 2 protein — translation MSVFASTPIRPRVIETVSAFTLTDTEPGLSPDQLAAHPRNWTPAVVPGGVHESLLAAGTIDHPYYDRNEGSVAWIEERDWWYRATFAAPVNLEDDERLRIVFHGLDTVVDIWLNDALLGSHANMFRPAEFDITDRVQATNDLLLRFSPPLAGLSIPANIAEAFERLEPVLAAAKAADPSAEIVMSDVLATSTLRRKAAFSWGWDFAPRVPSLGVWRPVELQRHGRAAMRGHHIRTDALDLDQRTARLSLKVETEGRADGELTARVSLTSPAGATAEYDLPIVDGVAVAAVTVADVEPWWTHDIGTPALYDVRIELLDNGEVRDVATDRVGLRTIEIDQSPDVDGGRIMRFILNGVPIFARGACWLPADMLVGSIPDQRYRDLVRLAQDGNMNMLRVWGGGIYEADAFYDATDELGILVWQDFSFACVDYPSDNAELLREVELEAEYQVTRLRNRASLGMWCGNNEVQEFHGFAYQDYEPGPWGWDIFHRILPDAVRRLDGSTPYRPGSPWGEGTPEGWMAVNGVMDGDRHAWEVWHGSDWGAGGGPFDSIGEARHYRRYAKDKGKFISEFGIHASPARSTLERWIPADKLAVHSESFDHHNKDHPKTKGDAILEIITGIPRTIDEYVDYTMVSQAEGLKFGVEHYRRRQPHCNGTLVWQFNDVWPGFSWSLIDYDTVPKAGYYAAKRAFTPVLASFVYEAGELALWISNSGALAVNAEAVITLQSFSGEVRADERIRITVDAGESRVVWRREIDLGERAASDFAWVESVGDIFLANRLYFAEIKDLDLPAARLATRVERTGPTSARVTVEADTFAYLVRVTSPHPTARFDDNFVDMRPGTRRVISVEGLPEDFDLADLAVSAYVG, via the coding sequence ATGAGCGTCTTCGCTTCAACCCCCATCCGACCACGAGTCATCGAGACGGTGAGTGCGTTCACCCTCACCGACACTGAGCCTGGACTCAGCCCCGACCAACTCGCGGCCCACCCTCGCAACTGGACCCCGGCAGTTGTGCCCGGCGGGGTGCACGAGTCCCTGCTCGCCGCCGGAACCATCGACCACCCTTACTACGACCGCAACGAGGGCTCCGTAGCCTGGATCGAAGAGCGTGACTGGTGGTACCGCGCCACCTTCGCAGCTCCCGTCAACCTCGAAGACGATGAGCGCCTCCGAATCGTGTTTCACGGACTCGACACCGTCGTCGACATCTGGCTCAACGACGCCCTGCTCGGCTCGCACGCCAACATGTTCCGCCCCGCCGAGTTTGACATCACAGACCGCGTCCAGGCGACCAACGACCTGCTGCTGCGGTTCTCGCCGCCACTGGCGGGACTCAGCATCCCGGCCAACATTGCCGAAGCTTTCGAGCGACTCGAGCCCGTGCTCGCCGCCGCGAAAGCCGCGGACCCGAGCGCAGAGATCGTCATGTCTGACGTTCTCGCCACGTCAACGCTGCGCCGCAAAGCAGCGTTCTCGTGGGGATGGGACTTCGCCCCGCGTGTGCCTTCGCTCGGCGTCTGGCGCCCAGTCGAACTCCAGCGTCACGGGCGCGCCGCCATGCGTGGACATCACATCCGCACGGACGCTCTCGACCTCGACCAGCGCACAGCGCGCCTGAGTCTGAAAGTCGAGACCGAAGGCCGCGCCGACGGCGAGCTCACAGCCCGCGTCTCCCTCACCTCGCCTGCAGGCGCCACCGCCGAGTATGACCTTCCGATCGTGGACGGAGTCGCAGTAGCCGCCGTGACGGTCGCCGACGTGGAACCATGGTGGACCCACGACATCGGCACCCCAGCTCTCTACGACGTCCGGATCGAACTCCTCGACAACGGAGAGGTGCGTGACGTCGCCACGGACCGCGTTGGCCTGCGCACGATCGAAATCGATCAGTCCCCCGACGTCGACGGCGGGCGGATCATGCGCTTCATCCTCAATGGCGTCCCGATCTTCGCGCGCGGCGCATGCTGGTTGCCGGCGGACATGCTCGTGGGTTCGATCCCTGACCAGCGATACCGCGATCTTGTGCGCCTCGCGCAGGACGGCAACATGAACATGCTCCGCGTTTGGGGCGGCGGGATCTATGAAGCCGACGCCTTCTACGACGCCACGGATGAACTCGGCATCCTCGTATGGCAGGACTTCAGTTTCGCCTGCGTCGACTATCCCAGCGACAATGCTGAGCTCCTCCGCGAGGTGGAGCTAGAAGCGGAATACCAGGTCACCCGCCTTCGCAATCGCGCGAGCCTCGGCATGTGGTGCGGCAACAACGAAGTGCAGGAGTTCCACGGGTTCGCGTATCAAGACTACGAGCCCGGCCCCTGGGGCTGGGACATATTCCATCGCATCCTCCCCGACGCGGTGCGCCGGTTGGACGGCAGCACGCCTTACCGCCCCGGAAGCCCCTGGGGCGAAGGAACGCCGGAAGGGTGGATGGCCGTCAACGGCGTCATGGACGGAGACCGCCATGCCTGGGAGGTGTGGCACGGCTCGGATTGGGGTGCCGGCGGCGGCCCATTCGACTCGATCGGCGAAGCCCGGCACTACCGGCGCTACGCCAAAGACAAGGGCAAGTTCATCAGCGAGTTCGGGATTCATGCCTCACCCGCCCGCTCCACCCTCGAGCGATGGATCCCTGCCGACAAGCTCGCGGTGCACAGCGAGTCCTTCGACCACCACAACAAGGATCACCCCAAGACCAAGGGCGATGCGATCCTCGAGATCATCACGGGCATCCCGAGGACGATTGACGAGTACGTCGACTACACGATGGTGTCCCAAGCGGAAGGACTCAAGTTCGGCGTCGAGCACTATCGGCGCCGCCAGCCCCACTGCAACGGAACGCTCGTCTGGCAGTTCAACGACGTGTGGCCCGGGTTCAGCTGGTCGCTCATCGACTACGACACGGTGCCCAAGGCTGGCTACTACGCCGCCAAGCGCGCTTTCACACCAGTACTCGCAAGTTTCGTCTACGAGGCGGGCGAGCTGGCACTGTGGATCAGCAACAGTGGAGCGCTGGCCGTGAACGCCGAGGCAGTCATCACGCTGCAGAGCTTCAGCGGGGAAGTGCGCGCCGACGAGCGCATCCGCATCACGGTCGACGCCGGCGAGTCCAGGGTCGTTTGGAGGCGCGAGATCGACCTCGGTGAGCGCGCGGCCAGCGACTTTGCATGGGTCGAGAGCGTCGGCGATATCTTCCTGGCAAACCGGCTGTACTTCGCCGAGATCAAGGACCTCGATCTGCCGGCCGCCAGGCTGGCAACGCGTGTGGAACGCACTGGTCCGACCAGCGCGCGGGTCACGGTCGAGGCCGATACCTTCGCTTACCTCGTGCGCGTCACGTCGCCCCATCCCACGGCCCGGTTCGACGACAACTTTGTCGACATGCGTCCCGGTACGCGGCGGGTGATATCCGTGGAAGGCCTGCCCGAGGACTTCGACCTCGCTGACCTCGCCGTAAGTGCCTACGTGGGCTGA
- a CDS encoding MFS transporter, with protein MEVTPTIQIAHTKECVGMSASPPAPAASTVAVADEDWTNKPRTPMGRLVPAVLLSQIGFYVAVLTPIQLLLTLHLTSLAGGGDATGAFGIVTGFGALVALLFNPIAGRISDRTRLKFGRRRTWILFGALSGAIALVAISATTEVWQVVVLWCVVQACFNFQFAANNALVADQVPPGRRGGISGLVGLTLAAGPLLGLAVANSVEPGSALQWQAIAAVAVVVAVVAVLLVRDFPAGARPDPQRRSGVAGVFQTFWINPMRHPAFGWAWAVRFLATCAYAGTSYYAFFLLQRFGISAEEVGAIVLNISVISIVLLAGASVGAGYLSDAVKRQKPFVIVGGIIASSGLVLMAFAPSITMVYVAAALVALGTGAFFAIDLALCIRVLPNSADAGRDLAIINIANSLPQSLVPFIAPVLLLIGGYVALFGFLALLGILGSVAVLRIPEIGQEHSASRWTVPITRHNAMDSTSA; from the coding sequence ATGGAAGTGACACCCACTATCCAGATTGCTCACACGAAGGAGTGTGTAGGTATGAGCGCATCACCCCCGGCTCCCGCCGCAAGCACCGTCGCCGTCGCGGACGAGGATTGGACCAACAAGCCGCGCACCCCCATGGGCCGGCTCGTCCCCGCCGTCCTCCTGTCTCAGATTGGCTTCTATGTCGCCGTCCTGACGCCCATTCAGCTTCTGCTGACGTTGCATCTCACGTCCTTGGCGGGCGGCGGTGACGCGACGGGCGCGTTCGGCATCGTCACCGGATTCGGAGCCCTCGTCGCGCTGCTGTTCAACCCGATCGCGGGTCGCATCAGCGACCGCACCCGGCTGAAGTTCGGCCGCCGCCGGACGTGGATCCTGTTCGGCGCGCTCTCGGGTGCAATCGCACTCGTCGCGATCAGCGCCACCACCGAGGTCTGGCAGGTCGTCGTCCTGTGGTGCGTCGTTCAGGCGTGCTTCAACTTCCAGTTCGCCGCCAACAACGCACTTGTCGCGGACCAGGTCCCACCGGGTCGGCGAGGCGGCATCTCCGGCCTCGTGGGTCTTACGCTCGCCGCGGGACCACTGCTCGGCCTTGCCGTCGCCAACTCCGTCGAGCCCGGCTCCGCACTGCAGTGGCAGGCCATCGCAGCTGTCGCCGTGGTGGTCGCGGTGGTCGCGGTACTCCTCGTGCGCGATTTCCCGGCCGGTGCGCGGCCTGACCCGCAGCGACGTAGCGGAGTTGCCGGGGTCTTCCAGACCTTCTGGATCAACCCCATGCGCCACCCCGCGTTCGGCTGGGCGTGGGCAGTGCGATTCCTTGCAACGTGCGCATACGCCGGCACCTCCTACTACGCCTTCTTCTTGCTGCAGCGCTTCGGCATCTCCGCTGAGGAAGTTGGCGCAATCGTGCTCAACATCTCAGTGATTTCGATCGTGCTGTTGGCGGGGGCGAGCGTCGGAGCGGGCTACCTCTCTGATGCTGTCAAGCGGCAGAAGCCGTTCGTGATTGTCGGTGGCATCATCGCATCGTCGGGCCTTGTGCTCATGGCTTTCGCGCCATCGATCACGATGGTCTATGTCGCGGCCGCCCTCGTAGCCCTGGGCACCGGAGCATTCTTCGCCATCGATCTCGCCTTGTGCATCCGAGTGCTTCCCAACAGCGCCGACGCTGGACGTGACCTCGCAATCATCAACATCGCCAACTCGCTCCCACAGTCGCTGGTGCCGTTCATCGCGCCAGTCCTCCTGTTGATTGGCGGCTACGTCGCGCTGTTCGGGTTCCTCGCGCTGCTCGGCATCCTTGGGTCCGTCGCAGTACTGCGGATCCCCGAGATCGGACAGGAGCACAGTGCCTCTCGCTGGACAGTCCCCATTACCCGGCACAACGCCATGGACTCCACCTCCGCCTGA
- a CDS encoding TetR/AcrR family transcriptional regulator: MGLRERKAARTRQLLLDTGYRLFVEQGYEQTTMEQIASEAEVGASTLYRYFPTKDLLLLDQLTTWMDVADQLSERPDGEPLPEALAAAIRSSLEAIEDVERFAAVRAMVDDSPPARARLLDILIRSRADLEAVVAERLGRSPDELDVALISAVAFRVWELVGDRWWTNDHQGSPGAILDEVLRTLARTSVPYPALSAQ, encoded by the coding sequence ATGGGATTGCGCGAACGGAAGGCGGCTCGGACTCGCCAGCTCCTGCTCGACACCGGGTATCGGCTGTTCGTCGAGCAGGGGTACGAGCAGACAACGATGGAGCAGATCGCCTCTGAGGCCGAGGTTGGCGCGTCGACGCTGTACCGCTACTTCCCCACCAAGGACTTGCTGCTCCTGGATCAGCTCACAACCTGGATGGATGTCGCTGATCAGCTGAGCGAACGACCTGATGGCGAACCGCTCCCTGAGGCGCTCGCCGCGGCAATCCGCAGCTCGCTCGAGGCGATCGAGGATGTGGAGCGCTTCGCCGCGGTCCGCGCGATGGTCGACGACTCTCCGCCGGCGCGAGCGCGCCTGCTCGACATACTGATCCGTTCGCGAGCCGACCTTGAGGCGGTCGTCGCGGAGCGGCTTGGTCGCAGTCCGGACGAACTCGACGTCGCGCTGATCTCGGCGGTGGCGTTTCGTGTTTGGGAACTCGTGGGAGACCGCTGGTGGACGAACGATCACCAGGGCTCGCCGGGGGCGATCCTCGACGAGGTCCTTCGCACCCTCGCTCGTACTTCGGTGCCTTACCCAGCGCTCAGCGCACAGTAG
- a CDS encoding PfkB family carbohydrate kinase, whose product MSAVGHHESLLDIIHRADSPTTEHPGGSPANVAYGLARLEHPVWLLTELADDPAGRLIATHLAAPGVELIVSPA is encoded by the coding sequence GTGAGCGCAGTTGGTCATCACGAGTCCCTCCTCGACATCATTCATCGAGCGGACAGCCCAACGACCGAGCATCCCGGCGGATCGCCCGCGAACGTCGCCTACGGACTTGCACGCCTAGAGCATCCGGTGTGGCTGCTGACGGAACTGGCAGACGACCCCGCGGGAAGGCTGATCGCGACGCACCTCGCCGCCCCTGGGGTGGAGCTCATCGTGTCGCCGGCGTAG
- a CDS encoding VOC family protein produces MPSIEHIALYVDDLERARGFYETYFGGVAGTGYHNPSSGLRTYFLSFNRGARLELMTRPVLDDAGGRLAQGFNHVAFSVGSAADVDALTARLGRDGYPALSGPRTTGDGYYESVVPDPDGNLVEITA; encoded by the coding sequence ATGCCGAGCATCGAACACATCGCCCTCTACGTCGACGACCTGGAACGGGCTCGCGGCTTCTACGAGACGTACTTCGGCGGCGTCGCCGGGACCGGGTACCACAACCCGTCCTCGGGCCTGCGGACCTACTTCCTGAGCTTCAACCGCGGGGCACGGCTGGAACTCATGACCCGCCCGGTACTCGACGACGCGGGCGGCCGACTCGCCCAGGGATTCAATCACGTGGCGTTCTCGGTAGGCTCGGCGGCTGACGTCGACGCGCTCACCGCACGCCTGGGGAGAGACGGCTACCCCGCCCTCAGCGGACCCCGCACCACAGGGGACGGCTACTACGAGAGCGTCGTTCCCGACCCCGACGGCAACCTGGTCGAGATCACGGCCTGA